A section of the Pseudomonas flavescens genome encodes:
- a CDS encoding LysE family translocator, with protein MQQFLIIAAAHFLALLSPGPDFFLVARTSLSAGWRVASGACLGIALANAVFIVAAFTGVSALQPGSAAFIVLQLVGCLYLLYLGVLFIRHAGSSVLQAAQGTAAARPINWMQAAGMGFLSGILNPKNALFYVSLASMLGNAHGSAGWKLFYGAWMFAVVLGWDLLVALAIGNGRVLQRFQRALPLLERLSGLVLIALALGMLGLLLIG; from the coding sequence ATGCAGCAGTTCCTGATCATTGCCGCCGCCCACTTCCTGGCGCTGCTTTCCCCCGGCCCGGATTTCTTCCTGGTGGCCCGTACGTCGCTGTCCGCCGGTTGGCGGGTCGCCAGTGGCGCGTGCCTGGGCATCGCGCTGGCCAACGCGGTGTTCATCGTCGCGGCGTTTACCGGAGTGTCGGCCCTGCAGCCAGGCAGCGCAGCCTTCATCGTGCTGCAGTTGGTTGGCTGCCTGTATCTGCTCTACCTCGGCGTGCTGTTCATTCGCCACGCGGGCAGTAGCGTGCTGCAGGCAGCGCAAGGCACCGCAGCGGCCAGGCCAATCAACTGGATGCAGGCGGCCGGCATGGGTTTTCTGTCGGGCATCCTCAACCCCAAGAACGCGCTGTTCTACGTCAGCCTGGCGAGCATGCTCGGCAACGCGCACGGCAGCGCCGGCTGGAAGCTGTTCTATGGTGCGTGGATGTTCGCCGTGGTGCTCGGCTGGGACCTGCTGGTGGCACTGGCGATTGGCAACGGGCGCGTGTTGCAGCGTTTCCAGCGCGCGCTGCCGCTGCTCGAACGGCTCTCGGGGCTGGTCTTGATCGCCCTGGCACTGGGAATGCTGGGCCTGTTGCTGATCGGCTGA
- a CDS encoding ShlB/FhaC/HecB family hemolysin secretion/activation protein, whose protein sequence is MRSYFPLFFAAVPFMALAQTPPANLPSPLTQDLIRDRQERLLQEQQQRLQELQQLPGRTVEAPAEAPPGDERCFAIKQIEISGATSLSAADKAEILAPFADDCLGVSQLNGLLKAITDHYIDRGYVTTRAYLPQQDLSARTLNVVVVEGRLEGLDSSALASDRELAMSFPGETGEILNLRELEQLVENLNRLPSRPAQLELVPGEQVGGSRVGLKGERSKPWHANINRHNEGQLSTGEQQWGLGLVWDSPLGLADQLSLRASRDAVSDSYRHSHAQSLSYNIPYGWWRFDYSYSQSYYRTLAQGDGFPFETDGDSKQHALRAERVLHRDSVSKTAVSTGLSHVRTNNFILGNRIEQSSNRLTEWQLGFNHGRRVGTAFVNLDAGWQRGIGALDAQNNGTPRGSDPVARYNKYSLTLSYLQPFSLWGERFSFDSLATGQKSEDVLFSSQRISIGGLNSVRGFKDQTLSGDSGGYWRNQLRWTRPVTWAPLQPFVQQYGMALAYDVGVIQRGEHNAFASGRMSGNAVEFSARGEHLAAAVTFAHSLERPDVIAERERPVHFRVDLFF, encoded by the coding sequence ATGCGCTCGTATTTCCCGTTGTTTTTCGCCGCCGTGCCGTTCATGGCGCTCGCCCAGACGCCGCCTGCGAACCTGCCTTCGCCCCTGACTCAGGACCTGATCCGCGACCGCCAGGAGCGCCTGCTGCAGGAGCAGCAACAGCGCTTGCAAGAGTTGCAGCAGTTGCCCGGGCGCACGGTGGAAGCGCCTGCCGAGGCGCCGCCCGGCGATGAACGCTGCTTCGCCATCAAGCAGATCGAGATCAGCGGCGCCACCTCGCTGTCCGCTGCCGACAAGGCCGAAATCCTGGCGCCGTTCGCCGACGATTGCCTGGGCGTCAGCCAGCTCAACGGCCTGCTCAAGGCGATCACCGACCACTACATCGACCGTGGCTACGTGACCACCCGGGCTTACCTGCCGCAGCAGGATCTGTCGGCTCGGACCCTCAACGTGGTGGTGGTCGAAGGCCGCCTCGAAGGCCTGGACAGCTCCGCGCTGGCCAGCGACCGCGAACTGGCCATGAGCTTTCCCGGCGAGACGGGCGAGATCCTCAACCTGCGCGAGCTCGAACAGCTGGTGGAAAACCTCAACCGCCTGCCGTCGCGCCCGGCCCAGCTGGAGCTGGTGCCAGGCGAGCAGGTGGGTGGCAGCCGGGTGGGTTTGAAAGGCGAGCGCAGCAAGCCCTGGCACGCCAACATCAACCGCCATAACGAGGGGCAGTTGAGCACCGGTGAGCAGCAGTGGGGCCTGGGCCTGGTATGGGACAGCCCATTGGGCCTGGCCGACCAGTTGAGCCTGCGCGCCAGCCGCGATGCGGTCAGCGACAGCTACCGTCATTCCCACGCCCAGAGCCTGTCCTACAACATCCCCTATGGCTGGTGGCGCTTCGACTACAGCTACAGCCAGAGCTACTACCGCACCCTGGCGCAAGGGGACGGCTTCCCGTTCGAAACCGATGGCGACAGCAAGCAACATGCGTTGCGTGCCGAGCGCGTGCTGCACCGCGACAGCGTCAGCAAGACCGCCGTGAGCACCGGCCTCAGCCATGTGCGCACCAACAACTTCATCCTCGGCAACCGCATCGAACAATCGAGTAACCGGCTGACCGAGTGGCAACTGGGCTTCAACCATGGCCGCCGCGTCGGCACGGCGTTCGTCAACCTGGACGCGGGTTGGCAGCGGGGCATCGGTGCCCTGGATGCCCAGAACAACGGCACCCCCCGTGGCTCCGACCCGGTGGCGCGCTACAACAAATACAGCCTGACCCTCAGCTACCTGCAGCCCTTCAGCCTGTGGGGCGAGCGCTTCAGTTTCGACAGCCTGGCCACCGGCCAGAAGAGCGAAGACGTGCTGTTCAGCTCGCAGCGCATCAGCATCGGCGGGCTCAACTCGGTACGTGGCTTCAAGGACCAGACCCTGTCCGGCGACAGCGGCGGTTACTGGCGCAACCAGTTGCGCTGGACCCGCCCCGTCACCTGGGCGCCGCTGCAACCCTTCGTGCAGCAATACGGCATGGCGCTGGCCTACGACGTCGGCGTGATCCAGCGCGGCGAGCACAACGCCTTCGCCAGCGGCCGCATGAGCGGCAACGCCGTGGAGTTCAGCGCCCGTGGCGAGCACCTGGCCGCCGCCGTGACCTTCGCCCATTCCCTGGAACGCCCCGATGTGATCGCCGAGCGCGAGCGCCCGGTGCATTTCCGCGTCGACCTGTTCTTCTGA
- a CDS encoding DUF4124 domain-containing protein, whose product MLGRKTLPLFLLCSILSAQALSQVYTWVDENGQKHFGSQPPASERHAEPVNINHGYVGDGRAAAPALPARGAGADAAPAKVSKREMCKSAMRWTAIDIENLKEMALERKEAGRITAAEYAEGQKNFAGIEERISMQNCVTSSGEDQQRYECLSRGAGVMVCSGLAAAAMEEGMEEARKKMNKR is encoded by the coding sequence ATGCTCGGTCGCAAGACGCTTCCGTTGTTCCTGCTGTGTAGCATCCTTTCCGCGCAGGCGCTGAGCCAGGTGTACACCTGGGTGGATGAGAATGGGCAGAAGCATTTCGGCAGCCAGCCCCCTGCCTCTGAGCGGCATGCCGAGCCTGTGAACATCAACCATGGGTATGTGGGCGATGGCCGAGCGGCGGCCCCTGCATTGCCGGCCCGCGGTGCTGGTGCTGACGCCGCTCCAGCCAAGGTCTCGAAGCGAGAGATGTGCAAGAGCGCCATGCGCTGGACGGCCATCGATATCGAGAACCTCAAGGAGATGGCCCTGGAGCGCAAGGAAGCCGGGCGAATCACTGCCGCCGAGTACGCGGAAGGGCAGAAGAACTTCGCCGGCATCGAGGAGCGGATCAGCATGCAGAACTGCGTCACCAGTTCGGGTGAGGACCAGCAGCGCTACGAATGCCTGTCCCGCGGGGCCGGCGTGATGGTCTGCTCGGGCCTGGCCGCCGCGGCGATGGAGGAGGGCATGGAAGAGGCCAGGAAGAAGATGAACAAGCGCTGA
- a CDS encoding methyl-accepting chemotaxis protein: MSLGRSLRAQLVLLIGGGLVLMLLIALAGFALLSRQLDGYQALLGGPLEEARQVDAANLAFKIQVQEWKNVLLRGADQTQRNRYWQQFQEEEGRVQAQIGHLIETAGSAELRQRLSELRRAHAEMGQAYRRGYEAFAAAGFSAQAGDAAVKGIDRATTEQLSLLVDELHERSQASATQLSEIARRSVLFGSLAMLGLGILLALFSAWLVNRRITTPLLQATGQLDLLSRGQFGERLSEGREDEVGHLAQAANRLREFMQALSQQLRRGTSELDAATHDLSSVAGHIGHGIREQFSRTDQVATAMHEMSATADEVARHSAAAARAADEADQAAGEGEATMASTIATIEQMHSEITRTSEVITRLESDSERIGSVLDVIRGIADQTNLLALNAAIEAARAGDAGRGFAVVADEVRNLSVRTASSISEIHQLIANVQSASKEATAAINAGAQQSAAGRAQVGMAGERLHSITQAVEAIRDMNRQIATAAEEQTSVAEDIARNLAEIVSIAQSNEADLQRSESASRAMQGLSGDLSTLAARLRD; this comes from the coding sequence ATGAGCCTTGGTCGTTCGCTGCGTGCCCAATTGGTGTTGCTGATTGGCGGTGGTCTGGTGTTGATGTTGTTGATTGCGCTGGCGGGTTTCGCGCTGTTGTCGCGGCAACTGGATGGCTATCAGGCGCTGCTCGGTGGCCCTCTCGAAGAGGCGCGTCAGGTGGATGCCGCCAACCTGGCGTTCAAGATTCAGGTGCAGGAATGGAAGAACGTCTTGCTGCGCGGCGCTGACCAGACTCAGCGCAACCGTTACTGGCAGCAGTTTCAGGAAGAAGAGGGGCGCGTACAGGCGCAGATTGGTCACCTGATCGAAACCGCAGGCAGCGCCGAGCTGCGCCAGCGATTGAGCGAACTGCGCCGTGCACATGCCGAAATGGGCCAGGCCTATCGTCGTGGGTATGAGGCCTTTGCCGCGGCCGGGTTTTCCGCTCAGGCCGGCGACGCGGCAGTGAAGGGCATCGACCGGGCGACCACCGAGCAGTTGTCGTTGCTGGTCGACGAGCTGCACGAGCGCAGCCAGGCGAGCGCCACGCAACTGAGCGAGATAGCCCGGCGCAGCGTGCTGTTCGGCAGCCTGGCGATGCTTGGGCTGGGAATACTGCTGGCGCTGTTCAGTGCCTGGCTGGTTAACCGGCGCATCACCACACCACTGCTGCAGGCCACCGGGCAGCTCGATCTGCTCAGCCGTGGGCAGTTCGGTGAGCGCCTGAGCGAAGGCCGTGAGGATGAAGTAGGGCACCTGGCCCAGGCCGCCAATCGCCTGCGCGAGTTCATGCAGGCGCTGTCCCAGCAACTGCGTCGCGGGACCAGCGAGCTGGATGCTGCCACCCACGACCTGAGCAGCGTGGCCGGGCATATCGGCCACGGCATTCGCGAGCAGTTTTCGCGTACCGATCAGGTCGCCACGGCCATGCATGAGATGAGTGCGACGGCTGATGAAGTGGCGCGGCATTCCGCTGCGGCGGCCCGTGCCGCTGACGAAGCCGATCAGGCTGCCGGGGAAGGCGAGGCGACCATGGCCAGCACCATCGCCACCATCGAGCAGATGCACAGTGAGATCACCCGTACTTCTGAGGTGATCACCCGCCTGGAAAGCGACAGCGAGCGCATCGGCAGTGTGCTGGATGTGATCCGCGGCATCGCCGATCAGACCAACCTGCTGGCCCTCAACGCGGCCATCGAAGCCGCCCGGGCCGGTGATGCGGGCAGAGGCTTCGCGGTGGTGGCCGACGAAGTGCGCAATCTGTCGGTCCGCACCGCGAGCTCGATCAGCGAAATCCACCAATTGATCGCCAATGTGCAGAGCGCTTCGAAGGAAGCCACTGCGGCCATCAATGCCGGTGCGCAGCAGAGCGCTGCGGGCCGTGCTCAGGTCGGCATGGCCGGCGAGCGTTTGCACAGCATCACCCAGGCGGTGGAGGCGATCCGTGACATGAACCGGCAGATCGCTACCGCTGCCGAGGAGCAGACCTCGGTCGCCGAAGACATCGCCCGCAACCTGGCGGAGATCGTTTCCATCGCCCAGAGCAACGAGGCCGACCTGCAGCGCAGCGAGTCGGCAAGCCGCGCCATGCAGGGGCTGTCCGGCGACCTGTCGACCCTGGCCGCGCGCCTCCGGGACTGA
- a CDS encoding GGDEF domain-containing protein, with protein sequence MITLTLDQQRTIALLRKGIATTQLLAIMSWGIVQLIRGADFFSAFTLLPLVALFFLLLMQAYAKSIVAWRFSGLLFVAVFVLSYKFLFDREPYLHTHFSLAFSIICVTGESLLIRKKIDFVIAAIATWAIVFPLTENLSGSSDQTYIAVLFVSSISLGLINNRTYWQSLEDTLAGEAHYRMIAETDYLTSIYNRRALMEKLKTFTETRPGGFFLMIDVDDFKKINDAHGHDVGDQVLCAMASCFRAVEGSAVYGRIGGEEFAVVIDTLSEQTALAYAQRLLDAVRHGERSPVGFTISAGLVPFAKGEPLSEILVRGDRCLYRAKHTGKNRVSTTC encoded by the coding sequence ATGATTACCCTGACATTGGATCAGCAACGAACGATCGCGTTGCTGCGCAAAGGAATCGCCACTACTCAGTTACTGGCAATAATGAGTTGGGGGATTGTGCAATTGATTCGTGGCGCGGATTTTTTCTCGGCGTTCACGTTGCTTCCCCTGGTGGCCCTGTTTTTTCTTCTTCTCATGCAGGCGTACGCGAAATCGATAGTTGCGTGGCGTTTCAGCGGCCTGTTGTTCGTTGCCGTATTCGTACTCAGCTATAAATTTTTATTCGACAGGGAGCCCTACCTGCACACCCATTTCTCTCTTGCATTCTCAATCATCTGCGTGACAGGTGAATCGCTTTTGATTCGGAAGAAAATAGACTTCGTGATCGCGGCCATTGCAACCTGGGCCATCGTCTTTCCGTTAACCGAGAATTTGTCAGGCAGTTCAGACCAGACCTACATCGCCGTTCTCTTCGTGAGTTCCATTTCGCTAGGGCTGATCAATAACCGAACTTACTGGCAGTCACTGGAAGACACGCTGGCGGGCGAGGCGCACTACAGAATGATTGCCGAAACGGATTACCTGACCTCGATCTACAACCGGCGTGCCTTGATGGAAAAGCTGAAGACTTTCACGGAAACCAGGCCCGGGGGCTTCTTTCTGATGATTGATGTCGATGACTTCAAAAAGATCAATGACGCCCATGGCCACGATGTGGGCGATCAAGTGCTCTGTGCCATGGCGAGTTGCTTTCGGGCCGTAGAGGGAAGTGCTGTCTACGGGCGCATTGGCGGTGAAGAGTTCGCGGTGGTCATCGATACGCTATCCGAGCAGACCGCCTTGGCCTATGCGCAACGATTGCTGGATGCAGTCAGGCACGGTGAGAGGTCTCCCGTGGGCTTCACCATCAGCGCTGGGCTGGTCCCGTTCGCGAAGGGAGAGCCGCTGTCCGAAATCCTCGTGCGCGGTGACCGATGCCTGTACCGGGCAAAGCACACCGGAAAGAACAGAGTCAGCACCACCTGCTGA
- a CDS encoding DNA-binding protein has product MAIFHKWYFSMAQGMANRAHQLLNATSLKELAEVNSKDYVRWQSIKRGKARIGADEVEHLGKMYPQYRWWLMTGEAMPDKGQISPECNKADPDKDDQDTP; this is encoded by the coding sequence ATGGCAATATTCCATAAATGGTATTTCTCAATGGCTCAAGGTATGGCCAATAGAGCGCATCAATTGTTGAACGCAACCAGCCTCAAAGAGCTGGCTGAAGTGAACAGCAAGGACTACGTGCGCTGGCAGAGCATCAAGCGCGGCAAGGCTCGCATTGGTGCTGATGAGGTGGAGCATCTGGGGAAGATGTATCCGCAATATCGATGGTGGCTCATGACCGGTGAAGCCATGCCGGACAAAGGGCAGATCAGCCCTGAGTGCAACAAGGCTGACCCGGACAAGGATGATCAGGACACGCCTTAA